The sequence below is a genomic window from Burkholderia contaminans.
GCCACCGCGCGCCGGCTCGCACAGGAAGGGGCGAGCGTCGTCATCACCGACATCGCCGCCGAACTGGCGCAAGCCACGGCCAAGGCGCTGCAGGACGACGGTCTGGCCGCACACTGCATCGTAGGTGACATCACGCGGGAAGCAGACGTCCAGCGCCTCGTCGACCAAACGATCGAGCACTTCGGTGGCGTGCATATCCTGGTGAACAACGCCGGTGCACCGCGCGACAAGTACCTGGTCAAGATGAGCGAAGACGACTGGGATTTCGTCATGAACGTCATGCTCAAGGGCGCCTTCCTGGCCGCGCGGGCCGTGATGCCGCATTTCATCGAGCAGGGCTGGGGCCGGCTGATCAACATCAGCTCGCGCGCCTATCTGGGCAATCCCACGCAGGCCAACTACTCGGCTGCGAAGGCCGGCCTGATCGGCATGGCCAAGGCGCTGTCGATGGAAGAAGGCCGCTACGGGATCACGGCAAACTGCGTGGCGCCGGGTTTCATGGAAACGGAAATGGTGCAAGCGCTGCCGACCTACGAAACGATCAAGGAACGCGCCGTGGCCGCGCAGCCGATCAAGCGCGTCGGGCGTCCGGACGACATCGCCGACGCGGTGGCTTTCCTCGCCAGTGAGCGCGCCGGTTTCATCAGCGGCGAAGTGCTGCACGTCACGGGCGGTCGCTACGGCTGATCCGGAGACGGCATCGCAACGAACATGGCTGCCGGCGCGTGACACGCGAACAAGGGTGGCTGAATATTGATGACATTCAAGAGGCATTCGAAATGAAACGAGCAGCCATCGTCTCCCCGCTGCGCACCCCCGTGGGCGCGTTTGGCGGAGCGTTGAAGAGCGTTCCCGTGGAGGAACTCGGCGCAACCGTCGCACGCGCCGTCGTCGCGCGTACCGGGCTCGATCCGGCACGCATCGACGACGTCGTGTTCGCACAAAGCTATGCGAGCGGCGAAACGCCGTGCACCGGGCGCTGGGTCGCGCTGCAGGCGGGTTTTCCGATCGAAGTGGCCGGCATGCAGTTGGACCGGCGTTGTGGCGGCGGCGTCCAGGCGCTCGCCACGGCGGCCATGATGGTGCAGACCGGCGCGGCCGATGTGGTGATGGCCGGCGGCGTCGAAAGCATGAGCAACGTCGAGTTCTATACCACCGACATGCGCTGGGGCAAGCGTGCGGGCTCGGTCACGATGCACGATCGGCTCGACCGTGGCCGTGAACGCTCGCAACCGGAAAGCCGCTTCGGCCGTATCAGCGGCATGATCGAAACCGCCGAGACGCTGGCACGCGAATACGACATCACGCGCGACGCGTCCGACCGCTTCGCCGCGCGAAGCCACCAGCGCGCCGCCGCCGCACAGCAGGCCGGATATTTCAATACCGAGATCGTTCCTGTATCGGTGCCTCAGCGCAAGGGCGACGCGTTGATCGTCTCTCAGGACGAGGGTGTACGCGGCGAAACGTCTATCGAAAGCCTCGCGAAGCTGCGTACGATCATGAAGGACGGCGTCGTCACGGCCGGCAATGCGTGCCAGCAGAACGACGCGGCCGCCGCCTGCCTGATCGTGGCCGAGGACAAGCTCGACGAGCTCGGACTGACGCCGATCGGCTGGCTGGTCGGCTGGGCCGCCGCCGGCTGCGACCCGGCCCGCATGGGCATCGGCCCTGTGCCTGCCGTGCAGAAGGTGCTGGCACGCACCGGCCTCACGTTCGACCAGATGGACCTGATCGAGCTGAACGAAGCGTTCGCGTGCCAGGCGCTGGCCTGCGTGAAGGGCTGGGGCAGCTCGATGGCGACGCTGGAAGACAAGCTCAACGTGAACGGCTCCGGCATCTCGCTGGGCCACCCCGTGGGCGCGACGGGTGTCCGCATCATGAGCACGCTGCTGCACGAAATGCAGCGCCGCAAGGTCCGCTATGGGCTTGAGACGATGTGCATCGGCGGCGGCCAGGGCATCGCGATGATTGTCGAGCGCGCATAAGGCAGGAGACCGATCATGAGCAACCATGAATCCGGCCAGGTGTGGAAACCCGGCCAGCGCGAGCTGCAGCACGCCGGCATCGTGAAACTGATGCACGCATTGGGCGTGCCGTCGTACGAAGAACTGATGCGTGTGTCGATCGCTGAGCCGGAGCGCTACTGGACGACGGTGATGGACGAATGCGCAATCGCATGGGACGCACTGCCGACAGGCTACGCTGACCTGTCGCGCGGCCCGCAGTTTCCGAGCTGGTTCCCCGGCGGCAAACTCAACTGGGTCAACACCATCTATGGCTGGGCGCGCAACCCCGCCACTGCGCAACAAAAGGCCGTTGTCGCCGAGCGGGAAGACGGCAGCGTCAGCGAGCTGACCTACGCGGAGCTGGAGCAGCGCGTCAGCGATTTCGCCGCAGGACTCGTACGGCACGGTGTCAGACAGGGCGACCGCGTCGGCCTGCTGATGGAAAACGGCGTCGAGGCGACCGTCTCGCTGCTGGCCATCGTGCATCTCGGCGCGCTGGTCGTGCCGTTGTTCAGCGGCTTCGGGGTCGATGCGATCGTGGCTCGCCTGTCGGCTGCCGAGGCACGCATCGTGATCGCATCCACCGGCTTCTCGCGCCGAACCAAGCGGGTGGATGTACAGGGCGCGCTGCGCGACGCATGGCGCCAGCTGCCGTTGCTCGAACACGTGATCTGGAAGCGCGGCGAAGGCGACACCGCTCAAGATACACGCGACCTCGACTGGCAGGAAACGGCAAGCGCCGGACAGGGCCAGGGCGTCCCGCCGGTGTCCGTCACGCCCGATACGCCGTTCATGGTGATCTATACGTCGGGCACCACGGGCAAGCCGAAAGGCGTGGTGCATACGCACGGGAGCTTCCCGATCAAGATCGCGCACGATTCGCTGGTTCACTTCGACGTGCATCCCGGCGACGTCTACTGCTGGCCCGCCGACATGGGCTGGATCGCGGGCACGCTGGTGCTCGGCTGCGCGCTGCTGCGGGGCGCGACGCTGGTGTGCTACGACGGCGCGCCGGACTACCCCGACTGGTCGCGCATGTCGCGCGTGGTGGAACGTCACCGCGTCACGCACTTCGGATCGGCGCCCACGCTGATCCGCGGGATGGCCAGCCACGAGGCGCTCGCACTCGCGGGCGATCGCTCCACCGTCCGGTTGCTGATCACGGCGGGCGAAGGCATCGCGCCCGAGCATTTCAACTGGTTCCTGCAGCGCTTCGGCGACGGCACGGCGCCCGTCATCAACTACACGGGCGGCACCGAGGCATCGGGCGCGCTGCTCGCGAGCGTCCCGATCCGGCCGATTCCGCCGAGCGGCTTCAATACCGTCTCGCCCGGCGTGGCCGCAGACGTGGTGAATGCCGACGGTCAGAGCGTGACCGGCGAAATCGGCGAGCTCGCGATTCGCGCTCCGTTCGTCGGTATGACGCAGTCGTTCTGGCACGACGACGAACGCTACCTGGAAACCTACTGGCAGACCATTCCGGGCATCTGGGTCCACGGCGACCTGGCGCTGCGCACGTCCACGGGTAACTACTTCATGATGGGCCGCTCCGACGACACGCTCAAAGTCGCGGGCAAGCGCCTGGGGCCGGCCGAGGTCGAGGAAGTTGTGCTGGAACTGCCGGACGTGGCCGAGGCGGCCGCGATCGGCGTCGCCGATGCGGACAAGGGGCAGAAACTCGTCGTGTTCGTCGTGCCCAAGCCCGACGCCGATGGCACGGGTGCGGATCTGGAGGCCATCGTGTCCGGCCACGTCGACAAGCGTCTCGGTCGCCCGTTCCGGCCGGGCCGTGTACATGTGGTCGCGCAACTGCCGAAGACGCGCAGCTCCAAGATCATGCGGCGCGTGATCCGTAGCGTGTACTGCGGTCAACCTCCGGGCGACCTGTCGTCACTCGACAACCCCGGCGCGCTGGACGAAGTGCGCGCTGCGGCGACCTCCGCCTGACTCAACTGCAAACGAAACATGAAAGTACTCGAAGGCATCAAGGTCCTCGATTTCGGACGCTTCATCGCCGGGCCGTTCTGCTCGGCACTGCTGGCCGACTACGGTGCGGACGTCATCCGCATCGATCGCGTCGGCGGCGGCGAGGATCGATATATCGTACCCGTGACCGAACACGGTGAAGGCGCGCTGTTCTTGCAGGTCAACCGCAACAAGCGCTCGATGACGCTCGATCTCGACAGCCCCGAGGGGCGCGATATCGTGCGCAAGCTGGTTGTCGATGCCGACGTGGTGATCGCGAACATGCCGCCCCGCACGCTCAAGAGCCTCGGGCTCGACTACGACAGCCTGTGCGCGATCAAGCCCGACATCATCCTCGTTGCGTCCAATGCATTCGGCAACAGCGAGGCCGTGCGCGACCGCGTGGGCTTCGATGGTGTCGGCCAGGCACTGAGCGGCGCGGTGTACATCGCCGGTACGCCCGATCGGCCGCAAAAGGCCATGGTTCCGGTGGTGGACTTCGCCACGGCATTCTCGTGTGCGCTCGGCGTCATGCTGGCGCTCTACGAACGCCAGCGCAGCGGCATGGGACAGGAAGTCAGCGCGTCGCTGCTATGCACGGGCCTGAACATGGCCAGCGGCGCGCTGATCGAGGAAGCGTTGCTCGGCCTGGATCGCCAGGCCACGCTGAACCGTGCGTCCGGCTATGCGCCGTCCGACATCTTCAAGGCGACGGACGGCTGGTTCATCACCCAGGTCATCGGCCGTCCGATGTTCAAGCGGTGGACGCAACTCGTGGGCCGACCTGAACTGCTCGACGATCCGCGCTTCGCCGACGACAGGCTGCGCGGCGAGAACGGCGCGTTCCTGAGCGAACTGATGAGCGCATGGTGCGCAGACAAGACGCTCGCCGATGCGCTGGCCGAACTGGAGCAGGCGCGCATCCCGGCCAGCCCTGTCAATTCGCCACGCCAGGCACTGGAAGACGAAACCATCAAGGCGGCCGACGTGATCCGATGGATGGACTATCCCGGTGCGCCGAAAAAGGTGCCCATCTTCGCCACGCCGGTGTCGTTGTCGCGTACGCCGCCGGAGATCCATACGCGACCACCGCTGACCGGCGAGCATACCGATGAAATTCTCGCCGGCATCGGACTGGATGCACGCGAGGTTGCCGATTTGCGATCACGCAAGATCGTCTGATCTACCCTGCCAAATCGCGCACCGGCCATCGATTCGACGGCCGGTGCATGACCGTTCCAAATCAAACAACGTACGAAAAGGAACGTGCCGAGACATATGCCGCACTGGAATTCAATCACGTCGGCCGAATGCCGGCGCGCTCGGATAACCCGTCGTGCCGGCACTTAACCGTGCCGCACGTGATCTCGAGCTGGTGCTTCGCGATGCTCGCGACGAACCGCGATCACCTGCCTGAACGCTCCCGAGCCTCCTCCTCATCCATGGGTCACAGAACCCGGCCGCTCATTCGCAAGCCCCCCCTGCTCTGCGACGAAAACCCGCTTCGGACTGTGTGCATAGAACAACGAGGCAATCAACCCGAAAGGATCTCCGTCACTCGTGACGATCTGAGCGCGCTTCACATTGTCTCTGGCAGGACGAATCAACACAGGACTCTTACCTCGCTTCGTTCTTTCCAACTTGACGCGGTTTACCCGTAAGGGTCTCTACCCCATCCGCACGGCCTCGGATCATGCGCATTCCAATGCACGGAATCAGAGGGGCCAACCGATTGACGATGGTGGTGGTGGCGAATCTAATCATCGAACGTAGCGATATCTGGACCAAGTAGATTCTGTTGTACCGATCTGAAGCCTTTTCCCAAGGAAACTCATCGGTTCAATTTATTAAGGTTTCCGAATCAACTTTTGATCCATGAATCACCACGTCACGGCGAATAAATTCAGAAGAGACTTTGGAGACGTTCAATGAGAAAGGCAATTGCGCTTTGCGCAGCGGCAGGCTTCGTCAGCGGTACAGCAAGTGCGCAAAGCACCGTACTGCTCTACGGGATTCTGGATGAAGGTGCCAACTACGTCAGCAATGCGGCTGGCCATCACCTTTACAATCTCTCGAGCGGCGTCCTGAATGGCAGCCGCTGGGGGCTGCGTGTACGGGAGGATCTCGGCAGTGGCTATGGTGTGATCGCCGTGATGGAGAACGGGTTTGACGTCAATACCGGCAAGCTCGGCCAAGGCGGTCTCGGATTCGGTCGGCAGGCGTACGTTGGCCTGTCCAGCCCGTATGGCACGGTAACGCTCGGCCGACAATACGATTCCGTCGTCGATACGCTCGGCCTATTCGAGGTGGGTGATCAATGGGGCGGCTCCATGGCCGCTCACCCGTCCGACAATGACAACTTCAACAATACGAACCGCGTCAACAACGCGATCAAGTACACCAGCCCGGTCTTTCATGGCGTGACGGCAACCGCGCTCTACTCGCTCGGCGGTGTCGCGGGACATACGGGCCGCAATCAGATCTGGTCGGCCGGTGTCAGTTACGCGAATGGTCCCCTTTCTTTGGGCGCCGGCTATCTCAACGTCCGAAACCCGAACACGTCGTTCTACGGCTCCGGCGGAACGGTCGCCGCCACGGTCAATGAAGTGCCGGGCTCGAACTTCGGCGCATCACCGGTGATCTCGGGCTATGCGTCGGCGCATTCGCTGCAAGTTATCGGCGCCGGTGCCGCGTATACGATCGGCGCGCTGACGTTGGGAACGACCTACTCCAATACGCAGTTCCGTCACCTTGGCGACACATCGAGCGGGCCGGTGCCCGCTGGCGGCATCGCAGGAACCGCAAAGTTCGACAACGTCGAAGCGAGCGTGAAATACCAGTTCACGCCGTCATTCCTCATCGGTGCCGCGTATGTCTACACGCGGAATAGTGGCGCCGATTCAAAAGGTGGAGCTCATTACAATCAGGCTTCCGTCGGAGCCGATTACTTCCTCTCGAAGCGCACCGACGTCTACCTCGTCGGCACCTATCAGCGTGCCAGCGGGACCGACTCGACCGGTCGAGTCGCCGTCGCGTCCATCAATCAGTTGACGCCGTCGACCTCCAATCACCAAACCGCGATTCGCGTCGCCATTCGACATCGGTTCTGATCCGCGGCGATCCCGTCAACTCATGTGTCGACGCGCCGCGCTGAAGCGATTCCGTTGGAGTATCGGGTTCGCGGGGGGCGCGCGGCGCAAATGGTTTTCGGCATGCTTCCACCGGGATCGCCATCCTTCCCTTCAACGGTTGACCGGCCACGCTCATCATGAATGAACACAAAAAAACCTGTCGGACCTCGTCGACAGAGGTAAAGCGAGCAAGTTCATCTCGCTCGATCAACGTTCGTGGAAAGCATCCCAAGACAGCATCCGTTGCGCGACGTTCATGTGAATCACGAGGGCGGAGAGCGCTTACTGCATGGATGATGGCGATGACATTGACGCTCGGAGCCTGCGGCGGGGGCGACGACGTCAACTCCGGGTATGCCAGACTGATGTCTGCAGTACCTCAGGCCGTCACGTCGGTACCGGACGCGCACGCAACGCTTCTCACCTATACGATGCCGGCAACGGCAGGCGGCACTACGCCCGCGACTTCGCTGTTGTTTGTTCCGAAGGGCAATGCACCTGCGGGCGGATGGCCGATCGTCGCGTGGGCGCACGGTACCACGACCGCGGGGCAAGCCACATGCGCACCGAGCCTGACGCTGGACACGCTCGACGGAGGACTGACCGCGCAAGGTTTCCCGAGCCATTACAGCGACTTCATCGAATCGCTGGTCCATGCAGGTTATGCGGTGGTCGCTCCCGATTTCGAAGGCCTGGGGCCGGCCGAGAACACTCCGTACCGATACTACAGTTCAGCAAGCGAGGCGCGATCGATCATTGCGGCGGTAGTCGCGGCGCGTGAGAGCGACACGCCGCTTTCCACCCGTTGGGCGGCCGTCGGACATTCGGAAGGTGGGCGGGGTGTCCTCGAACTCCAGCGTTTTGTCGGTGAAGCCTCCACCCTCGATTTTCGTGGCACGGTCGCGATCGCGCCCTTCACGTCTGTCGCCGCGTCAATCAACGGGCTCAACGACATGGCCGCTGGCGATGCCGCGAATGCCGCTCTCTATACCGCAATCCAGAATTTGTTCGTCGGCATGCTGACTGTCGCAGTGCAAGTCGGCTCGCCCAATGTGGACGTTTCGAAGCTGATGGGAGCCGATCTGGCGTCCCAGTTGACGGACCTGAAGACAAAATGCGTGTTCGCGGCCTTCGGTCAGATCGGTCAGTTGATCGCGACCAAGACAACTGCCGGATACGCCGGCTTCAATCCTCAGTGGAGTAGCGTGCCGGAAATGCAAGCCTATCTTGCCGCAAATGATCCGGCGGTTGAGCCCAACTTCCGATTGACGGCGCCCACGCTGATCCTTCAGGGGACGGCAGACGTGTTCGTACAGCCAACGCTTACTAACGAACTTGTCTCACGTCTGCAAGCAACGACACCTCCTCCGTCGCTGGCGTACAAGACCTACCCGGGCATGGATCACGCAACGGTCATGACCGTTGCTGCACCCGAAGTTATCGCGTTTCTGTCCAGTCGATTCCAGTAATTGACGCATGCATGCGTCACCGCGTCGATGATTTACGTTCAGATATTCGAGTCACCGAAAAGCCGCATGCATCGCCCGGATATCACAATTCATTTAACTTTCCGTGAGGACTTCGACACCGGCCGCTGACTACGATGGGCGCATATTTTCAGGACCTGCTGCCAGGAGCCCATCATGCCCACCCGCAGACATCTGCTGTTCGCCGGCGCCACCGGCCTCGCCGTGCTCGCGACCCTGTCGTCCGTCGGCCGCCGCGCGCTGGTCGGCCGTGCGTTCGCCGCATCGCCGGCCACCCCGCAGACGGCCGCCCCGTTTGAAGTCACCCTCAGCGACGCCGAATGGCATCGCCGGCTCACGCCCGCCCAGTACTCGGTCCTGCGCGAAGCCGGCACCGAGCGGCCGTACACCAGCCCGCTGAACGACGAGCACCGGCAAGGCACGTTCGCGTGCGCCGGCTGCAACCTCGCGCTGTTCTCGTCGGCCGCCAAGTTCGACAGCCATACGGGCTGGCCGAGCTTCTGGAAGCCGCTCGACCACGCGGTCGCAACGAACACCGACGCGTCGTTCGGGATGATCCGCACCGAAGTGCACTGCCGCCGCTGCGGCGGCCATCTCGGCCATGTGTTCGACGACGGCCCGCAACCGACCGGCCTGCGCTACTGCATGAACGGCCTCGCGCTCACCTTCCACCCCGCCGCCGCCTGATCCGGCCCCGAACTCCCGACCGACTGGAGAACGCACCATGCTGCTCATCGTCCTTGCCTACCTCGGCGGCGTGCTCACGATCCTGAGCCCGTGCATCCTGCCCGTGCTGCCGTTCGTGTTCGCGCGCGCCGACCAGCCGTTCGTACGCAGCGGCCTGCCGCTGCTCGTCGGCATGGCGCTCACGTTCGCCGTCGTCGCGACACTCGCGGCCGTCGGCGGCGGCTGGGTCGCGCAGGCCAACCAGGCCGGCCGCTGGGTCGCCATCGTGCTGCTCGCGGTATTCGGCCTGACCCTGTTGATGCCGCGCCTCGCGGAACACCTGACGCGCCCGCTCGTCGCCGCCGGCAACCGGCTCACCGGCTTCGCGCAACGCGACGGCCGCCCGGCCGGCCCCGCGTCGTCGCTGCTGCTCGGCGTCGCGACCGGCCTGCTGTGGGCGCCGTGCGCGGGCCCGATCCTCGGGCTCGTGCTGACCGGCGCCGCGCTGCGCGGCGCCAGCGTCGGCACGACGCTGCTGCTGGTCGCGTATGCGGCCGGCGCGGCGACGTCGCTCGGTGTCGCGCTCGTGATCGGCGGGAAGGTGTTCGCCGCGATGAAGCGCTCGCTCGGCGCCGGCGAATGGATCAAGCGCGGAATCGGCGTGGCGCTGCTGGCCGGCGTCGGCGCGATCGCACTCGGCCTCGATACGGGTGCGCTCGCGCAGTTGTCGACCGTCACGACGGGCGGGCTCGAGACGAAGCTCGTCGACCGGCTCGGCGGGCGTTCGAACGGCGCACCGAGCGCACCGGCGGCGATGGCCGCCACCGCCAACACCGCCGTCGACACGAATGGCGGCGCGATGATGGCCGCGGCTGTCGATAGCGCGCAGGTCAACGGCGGGCCGATCGCCGGCGGCGCAATGATGCGCGCGGTGGATACGACGCATGCGACGGCCGCGCTGCCCGTCGAAGGGACGCTGCCGTCGCTCGACGGCGCGGTGCAGTGGCTGAACTCGCCGCCGCTGACGGCGGCCGGCCTGCGCGGCAAGGTCGTGCTGGTCGATTTCTGGACGTACTCGTGCATCAACTGCCTGCGCACGCTGCCGTACACGACCGCATGGGCACGCAAGTACGCGCCGTACGGGCTCGTCGTGATCGGTGTGCACGCACCCGAGTTCGCGTTCGAGCGCGACATCGGCAACGTGAAGAAGGCCGTGCACGACCTCGGCATCGACTTCCCGGTCGCGATCGACAACCGCTTCACGATCTGGCGCGCGTTCAGCAACGAATACTGGCCCGCACACTACTTCGTCGACGCGCAGGGCCGCGTGCGCCGCCACCACTTCGGCGAAGGCGAATACGCGGAATCGGAGCGCGCGATCCAGTCGCTGCTCGCCGAGGCCGGTCATCCGGAAGCGCTGAACGTGCCGATCGGGCTCGCCGGCGCGCCCGCGAAGGGTGCGCTCGCGGCGGCCGACAATGCGGACGTCCGCTCGCCCGAGACCTACGTCGGCTACGCACGCGCCGAGGACTTCATGTCGCCGGGCGGTGTCGTGCGCGACGCGGCGTACCGCTACGCCGAGCCGGCGGGACCCGATCTCAACGACTGGGGCCTCGCCGGCACGTGGCAGGTCGGTGCCGAACGCGCGACGCTCACGGCGCCGGCCGGCCGCATCGTCTACCGCTTCCATGCACGCGACCTGCACCTGGTGCTCGGCCCCGGCGAGGACGGCAAGCCGGTGCGCTTTCGCGTGACGCTCGACGGCGCGGCGCCCGGTGCCGCGCACGGCAGCGACGTCGATGCACAAGGCTACGGCACCGTGACCGGGCAGCGCCTGTACCAGCTGGTCCGGCAGCCCGGCGCGATCGCCGACCGCACGTTCTCGATCGAGTTTCTCGATCCCGGCGTGAATGCGTATGCGTTCACGTTCGGCTGATCCCGGCAGGACGCGGCGCATGGGTGCCGCATCCGGGCCCCCCGCTTCCCCTACCGCCTTTCGAAGGAGCACACCGTGAACACCCTCTCCCCCCGCGGTCCCGCGCCGCAACGGCGCACGGCGATGCTGCGCCGCATCGGCGCCATCGCCGTCGCGGCCGCCGCCGTGTTCGGCTACCAGCGCATCGTCAATTCCGCCGAGCCGATGCGCACCGTGCCCGCCCCGACGCTCGACGAAACGCCCGGCGCATCGCACGACGAGACGGCCGTGCTCGCCGGCGGCTGCTTCTGGGGCGTGCAGGGCGTGTTCGAGCACGTGAAGGGCGTGAAGCAGGTCACGGCCGGCTATGCGGGCGGCGCGTCCGAAACCGCGCACTACGCGCTCGTCGGCTCCGGGCTGACCGGGCACGCGGAATCGGTTCGCATCGTCTACGACCCGACGCAGATCACGTACGGCCGGCTGCTGCAGGTGTTCTTCTCGGTCGCGCACGATCCGACCGAGCTCAACCGGCAGGGCCCCGACGAAGGGTCGCAGTACCGGTCGGCGATCTTCCCGACCACCGCGCAGCAACGCGCGGTCGCGACCGCTTACATCGCGCAGCTCGGCACCGCGCACGTGTTTCCGGGGCCCGTGGTCACGCGCGTCGAGGACTACAAGGGGTTCTACCCGGCCGAGGCCTATCACCAGAACTACCTCGAACTGCACCCCGACGCGCCGTACATCGCGTACAACGACATGCCGAAGATCACCGGGCTGAAGCAGCACTTCCCGGCGCTGTACCGCACCGACGCGGTACTGTGGCGCGATGCGCGTTCGTGACCGGCAAGCGGCCGCGTGACGGGGTGACGCCCGACGCGCGGCCGAGACCCGCGCGACCACGCACGGCGAGCGCGCGCCGCCTTCGACCCGGTTTGCCCTATATCAACGAAACCACGGCCGCCGTGCCGGGGCAAACCCGCATCGCTTCCGCCGCGGCGGGCAACTTCGCGTAGACTTCTCCAGATCCCCGCCGCATCACGCGGCGCCTGGAATCCCAGTTCAGCCCGGAGACGTCACGCATGCGCGCAGTGCCCATTCCTGACAGCGGCACCCTTGGAGAACCCTCTTCCGGCGCGGCCGTGCGCGACCTGCGCCGCGTGCCGATTCATCCCGATCACTGGTACCCGCTCGCGTGGTCGCGCGAGCTGAAACGCGGCAAGACGCTCGGCGTGCGCTTCGCCGGCGATCCAATCGTGCTCGTGCGCACCGAGTCCGGTGCCGTGTATGCGCTCGAGGATCGTTGCGCG
It includes:
- a CDS encoding porin; amino-acid sequence: MRKAIALCAAAGFVSGTASAQSTVLLYGILDEGANYVSNAAGHHLYNLSSGVLNGSRWGLRVREDLGSGYGVIAVMENGFDVNTGKLGQGGLGFGRQAYVGLSSPYGTVTLGRQYDSVVDTLGLFEVGDQWGGSMAAHPSDNDNFNNTNRVNNAIKYTSPVFHGVTATALYSLGGVAGHTGRNQIWSAGVSYANGPLSLGAGYLNVRNPNTSFYGSGGTVAATVNEVPGSNFGASPVISGYASAHSLQVIGAGAAYTIGALTLGTTYSNTQFRHLGDTSSGPVPAGGIAGTAKFDNVEASVKYQFTPSFLIGAAYVYTRNSGADSKGGAHYNQASVGADYFLSKRTDVYLVGTYQRASGTDSTGRVAVASINQLTPSTSNHQTAIRVAIRHRF
- a CDS encoding AMP-binding protein; translation: MSNHESGQVWKPGQRELQHAGIVKLMHALGVPSYEELMRVSIAEPERYWTTVMDECAIAWDALPTGYADLSRGPQFPSWFPGGKLNWVNTIYGWARNPATAQQKAVVAEREDGSVSELTYAELEQRVSDFAAGLVRHGVRQGDRVGLLMENGVEATVSLLAIVHLGALVVPLFSGFGVDAIVARLSAAEARIVIASTGFSRRTKRVDVQGALRDAWRQLPLLEHVIWKRGEGDTAQDTRDLDWQETASAGQGQGVPPVSVTPDTPFMVIYTSGTTGKPKGVVHTHGSFPIKIAHDSLVHFDVHPGDVYCWPADMGWIAGTLVLGCALLRGATLVCYDGAPDYPDWSRMSRVVERHRVTHFGSAPTLIRGMASHEALALAGDRSTVRLLITAGEGIAPEHFNWFLQRFGDGTAPVINYTGGTEASGALLASVPIRPIPPSGFNTVSPGVAADVVNADGQSVTGEIGELAIRAPFVGMTQSFWHDDERYLETYWQTIPGIWVHGDLALRTSTGNYFMMGRSDDTLKVAGKRLGPAEVEEVVLELPDVAEAAAIGVADADKGQKLVVFVVPKPDADGTGADLEAIVSGHVDKRLGRPFRPGRVHVVAQLPKTRSSKIMRRVIRSVYCGQPPGDLSSLDNPGALDEVRAAATSA
- the msrB gene encoding peptide-methionine (R)-S-oxide reductase MsrB, which encodes MPTRRHLLFAGATGLAVLATLSSVGRRALVGRAFAASPATPQTAAPFEVTLSDAEWHRRLTPAQYSVLREAGTERPYTSPLNDEHRQGTFACAGCNLALFSSAAKFDSHTGWPSFWKPLDHAVATNTDASFGMIRTEVHCRRCGGHLGHVFDDGPQPTGLRYCMNGLALTFHPAAA
- a CDS encoding SDR family NAD(P)-dependent oxidoreductase, with product MDLGLTGKVAIVTGSARGLGAATARRLAQEGASVVITDIAAELAQATAKALQDDGLAAHCIVGDITREADVQRLVDQTIEHFGGVHILVNNAGAPRDKYLVKMSEDDWDFVMNVMLKGAFLAARAVMPHFIEQGWGRLINISSRAYLGNPTQANYSAAKAGLIGMAKALSMEEGRYGITANCVAPGFMETEMVQALPTYETIKERAVAAQPIKRVGRPDDIADAVAFLASERAGFISGEVLHVTGGRYG
- a CDS encoding alpha/beta fold hydrolase, whose translation is MTLTLGACGGGDDVNSGYARLMSAVPQAVTSVPDAHATLLTYTMPATAGGTTPATSLLFVPKGNAPAGGWPIVAWAHGTTTAGQATCAPSLTLDTLDGGLTAQGFPSHYSDFIESLVHAGYAVVAPDFEGLGPAENTPYRYYSSASEARSIIAAVVAARESDTPLSTRWAAVGHSEGGRGVLELQRFVGEASTLDFRGTVAIAPFTSVAASINGLNDMAAGDAANAALYTAIQNLFVGMLTVAVQVGSPNVDVSKLMGADLASQLTDLKTKCVFAAFGQIGQLIATKTTAGYAGFNPQWSSVPEMQAYLAANDPAVEPNFRLTAPTLILQGTADVFVQPTLTNELVSRLQATTPPPSLAYKTYPGMDHATVMTVAAPEVIAFLSSRFQ
- a CDS encoding CaiB/BaiF CoA transferase family protein translates to MKVLEGIKVLDFGRFIAGPFCSALLADYGADVIRIDRVGGGEDRYIVPVTEHGEGALFLQVNRNKRSMTLDLDSPEGRDIVRKLVVDADVVIANMPPRTLKSLGLDYDSLCAIKPDIILVASNAFGNSEAVRDRVGFDGVGQALSGAVYIAGTPDRPQKAMVPVVDFATAFSCALGVMLALYERQRSGMGQEVSASLLCTGLNMASGALIEEALLGLDRQATLNRASGYAPSDIFKATDGWFITQVIGRPMFKRWTQLVGRPELLDDPRFADDRLRGENGAFLSELMSAWCADKTLADALAELEQARIPASPVNSPRQALEDETIKAADVIRWMDYPGAPKKVPIFATPVSLSRTPPEIHTRPPLTGEHTDEILAGIGLDAREVADLRSRKIV
- a CDS encoding acetyl-CoA C-acetyltransferase, with the translated sequence MKRAAIVSPLRTPVGAFGGALKSVPVEELGATVARAVVARTGLDPARIDDVVFAQSYASGETPCTGRWVALQAGFPIEVAGMQLDRRCGGGVQALATAAMMVQTGAADVVMAGGVESMSNVEFYTTDMRWGKRAGSVTMHDRLDRGRERSQPESRFGRISGMIETAETLAREYDITRDASDRFAARSHQRAAAAQQAGYFNTEIVPVSVPQRKGDALIVSQDEGVRGETSIESLAKLRTIMKDGVVTAGNACQQNDAAAACLIVAEDKLDELGLTPIGWLVGWAAAGCDPARMGIGPVPAVQKVLARTGLTFDQMDLIELNEAFACQALACVKGWGSSMATLEDKLNVNGSGISLGHPVGATGVRIMSTLLHEMQRRKVRYGLETMCIGGGQGIAMIVERA